TAAGTGGGATTGGGTTGCAACCACTGTCCAAAGTCATTCAGAAAGCGATCTTCTAAAATTGCAGTGCGAATGCGTTGGGTAAACCGGATTAATTCTGTCACATTATGCAGGGATAATAGAAGATAGCCTAACATTTCGCGCGATCGGATTAAATGACCGAGATAGGCGCGAGAAAAGTTTTGACAACAATAACAGGGACAAGTTTTATCAAGGGGGGTAAAATCTTCTCGGAAACGAGCATTTTTGAGATTCCAACGTTCTCCTTGCACTAAGGCTGTTCCATGTCTGCCTAAGCGAGTGGGGATGACACAATCGAATAAATCTACCCCTTGCGCGATCGCGCTAACCATTTCTTGATAGGTTCCCACTCCCATTAAATAACGGGGTTTTTCGGGGGGTAATAAAGGGGCGGTGGTTGCAACAATTTCATGGATTAATTCCCCAGGTTCTCCCACACTCACGCCACCAATGGCATAACCGGGTAAATCAAATTCTACTAACCGTTTTGCGGCATATTGACGCAGATCCCGATAAACGCCTCCTTGGACAATGCCAAATAAAGCTTGAGTCTCCGGACGAGAATGGGCAGCAATACACCGTTCTAACCAGCGTTCTGTGCGTTCTGTGGCTAATAAAACGGTTTCATAGTCAGCAGGATAAGGGGGACATTCATCAAATGCCATAATCACATCTGCCCCAAGATCATTTTGCACTTGAATTGCTCGTTCTGGGGTAAAGTCAATAATGCGACCATCCCGCGGCGATCGAAACGTTACCCCATCTTCATTAATTTTCCGTAAATCGCTGAGACTAAAAACTTGAAAACCACCAGAATCAGTCAAAATTGGTTGTTTCCAGCCCATAAAAGAATGTAATCCCCCGGCTTTGGCAATAATCTCTTCTCCAGGCTGTAAATGCAGATGATAGGTATTGGCAAGAATCATTTGCGCCTGGGCACTTTCAAGTTGGGCAGGGGTTAACCCTTTAACCGTCGCGGCGGTTCCCACTGGCATAAAACGCGGGGTTTCTACCTTGCCATGAGGCGTTATAAATGTGCCGGCACGGGCTTTACTGTCTGGGCAATGGTGATCACAAGAAAACTTAAAAGAAATATTCGTCATCCTCTTCGTCTAATTGGACATCATGACGGGCGGAGAGGACATCAGTAACCATGGCTTCTAGTAACATGGGATCAAACTGGGAGTTGCTCTCCTGGCAGGTAAAAGGATTACTCAAAGGAAATAATCGTAATGTCCGTTGTTCGTGAACTAAATTAAAGTAAGTTCCCTCTTTTGTCGTTTCTAATTGAATATAGTCAAAGCTAGCGAGATTAATATAAATAGTTTGATTAGCAATTAAAGTAGCTTGCTTGGGATCTTCAAATACCTCAACAATATAGCCTTCTCCTTCTCCCTTAAATTCTCCCTCTAGATAATGGCTATAACGAACGGCACTTAAATCATTTAACAAACGATACATATCTTCTTTATGAATTACCAGTCCGTTGTCAATGATGCAGGGAGGTAAAAAATGTTGATAATGTTGATAATTACTCATGGTACTGTCTGTTGTTATTAGATGAACTGAAACTAGATTTTGGATAATGAGATTGTTAAGGAGAGAGGATCAGCCAATTACAGGAGAAGCAATGTCTGAAATTGTAATATTTAACAGGATTAATTATTTCCCTACTACGACACAATGTTAGCCTAACTTTTTTATTCTGTTCAGATTTACTATGAAAAAATTTATCTATTTTTGGCAAGAAATGGCAAACTGTTGGTGGGGAGCTGTTGCTTTTTATACGATTATTCCGCTACCACAGCATTGGTCTTTGCAATTTAGCCGAATTGCTCGTTTTGCACCATTAATCGGGATTTTGCTCGGTAGCATTTTAGCCGTAAGTGATTGGGGGTTAAGTGTTATAGATGTGCCTATTTTAACACGTTCTGCCTTAGTGATCGCAGTAGGAATTGGCTTAACAGGCGGACTCCATCTAGACGGAGTGATTGATGCCGCAGATGGGTTAGCGGTACTAGACCCGAAAAAACGCTTAGAAATAATGAAAGATAGCACTACGGGCGCATTTGGAGTGATAGCAGCTGTAGTTGTATTAATATTAAAAATTGTTGCTTTAAGTGAGATAACTAAAGCTCGTTGGTTGAGTTTAATTTTAGTGCTAGGTTGGGGAAGATGGGGGCAAGTGAGCGCGATCGCGCTTTACCCTT
This window of the Euhalothece natronophila Z-M001 genome carries:
- the tgt gene encoding tRNA guanosine(34) transglycosylase Tgt, with the protein product MTNISFKFSCDHHCPDSKARAGTFITPHGKVETPRFMPVGTAATVKGLTPAQLESAQAQMILANTYHLHLQPGEEIIAKAGGLHSFMGWKQPILTDSGGFQVFSLSDLRKINEDGVTFRSPRDGRIIDFTPERAIQVQNDLGADVIMAFDECPPYPADYETVLLATERTERWLERCIAAHSRPETQALFGIVQGGVYRDLRQYAAKRLVEFDLPGYAIGGVSVGEPGELIHEIVATTAPLLPPEKPRYLMGVGTYQEMVSAIAQGVDLFDCVIPTRLGRHGTALVQGERWNLKNARFREDFTPLDKTCPCYCCQNFSRAYLGHLIRSREMLGYLLLSLHNVTELIRFTQRIRTAILEDRFLNDFGQWLQPNPT
- the cobS gene encoding adenosylcobinamide-GDP ribazoletransferase, with amino-acid sequence MKKFIYFWQEMANCWWGAVAFYTIIPLPQHWSLQFSRIARFAPLIGILLGSILAVSDWGLSVIDVPILTRSALVIAVGIGLTGGLHLDGVIDAADGLAVLDPKKRLEIMKDSTTGAFGVIAAVVVLILKIVALSEITKARWLSLILVLGWGRWGQVSAIALYPYLRAEGKGDFHKEALKLPQDILLGGITLGIITLIGFLYWQWYALIPLFFGIAVPLLVGWWFNRQLDGQTGDTYGAIVEWSEALYLCVLTTL